The segment TGAATCCAGTTATTGGCGGCCAGCACGGTGCCTAGCTCGTTGTCAGCAGCGTGGAACTGAATCAGCGCGTTAAGCGGCACGATAAACAGTCCTCCCATCATGCCGATAAACACAAAGTTCAGCGCTTGGCCAACAGGCGTGGTTAACAGCGGCAAGCACCATAAGCCCACGGCCACCCCAACAGCTCCGACCGGAATCAAGCCCGTTTCTATGCGGTTATGTGAAAGCTTGCTGGCCAGCATGGAGCCCAGTGCAATCCCGATACCACTAGCGGCGAGAATACCCTGGAGCACTAAAGTGTTATCGATACTCAGGGCGTCTTTGGCATAAGCGGGAAAAGCCGCCAACAGCACTTGGCCCACTGACCAAAAGGTGGCAAGGCCGATAATGGAGAGCCTGATGACAGGCTGACGAGCGATAATCCGCAGGTTGTCTTTCAGGGCGGCGCCCTTGATGTAGCGCTGCCAGGTCAGTGGTGTGTCTGACCGAGTGGTGTTATCAAGCGGAAGGCGGTAAAGCGCCACCACTTGGAGGGCACTATTGAGCACAAGCAGCCAGCCCAGAGGGGCTATTTGGCGCAACAGCTGCGCTGGGGTTTGATCGTCCGGTGACACCCAGGTTTCAAATAGCGCTGTAAACGCCACGGTGCCCGCTAGAATAGCGCCAATCGTAATGGCCTGGATCAGCCCGTTGGCTTCCGCCAAACGCGGCTTGCCGAACAGCCCTTTGACCAAGCCGTATTTGGCCGGTGAGTAAAAGGCCGATTGAATCGCCAGCAGCAGCGTCATGGAAAATGCCAGCCAAAACCAGCCTTGGTAGTAGGCGGCGGTGATACCCAGTGATACAGCGACGGCGGCCCATGCCGATGTGCGCAGAATACGTACCTTCGGGTAGCTATCCGCCACGTGGCCCGCCGGGCTAAACAGCAAGATAAACGGCAGTAAAATTAACCCATTCACCAGCGCGGTAAGTACGACCTGTGCTTCGCCATCGTAGCTTTTGAAGATCGTGTTCTGAATGACGATCTTGTGGCCTAGATCCACAAAGGCATTGAGAAAAATAGCGATCAAATAGGGCCAAGCGCCCTTCAAGTGCAGTAGTCGATGCATCGTTGTTTAGCCTTCTTAATCCCTGGAAGTCGTAGCACTTTCTCTGTGAGGCTTGCGGGTTGCAACTCATTTGCACAAAGTTGTGTCATGGGTGCTATTTGGTATCATTATTTGCTACTTTTTGTGTAATGCCTTTTCATGCCGTTTAAGAGATTCCTATGTCCCAAGCCGATTCGCTGATTGAAACGCTAAAACGCCAGCTTCGCGCTCAGGGTAAAACCTATGCCGATGTCGCTCAGTGGTTGGCGCTGAGCGAGGCCTCTGTGAAGCGCCTATTCGCTGAGAAGCACTTTACGCTATCGCGGCTAGAGTGTATCTGTGACCAGTTGAATCTCGAATTCGCCGAGCTCGTGCAGACCATGCAAGCTGACGAGCAGCGTTTGCAGGAGCTAACCCATGCTCAAGAGCAGAGCATTGTGGATGACTGGGAGCTGTTTCTGGTGGCTGTCTGCGTCATCAATGGCTATAGCTTCGACGAAATCCATCACCAGTATCAATTAAGTGAACCGGAATGTACCCGCCAGCTACTCAAGCTTGAACGGCTTAAGCTCATTGATTTACTTCCCGATAACCGGATCCGGCGACGGGTTGCTGCCAATTTCCGCTGGCGCGCAGATGGGCCTATACAGCGTTTCTTTCAGCAGCATATCGCCAACGAATTTTTCCGCTCACGTTTCGATAGCGACAGCGAAAAGCTGATCGTGCTCAATGGCCTGTTATCCCCGGCAGGTAACGCTGAGTGGCAGCAGACCATGCAGCGCCTGGCGAAAGAGTTTCATGCGCTATGCGAACGAGAGAGCGGGTTGCCCATTCATCAGCGGTTTGGCACGACCTCTGTGCTGGCGGTACGGCAGTGGCAGTATGGGCTTTTCCAAGGCTACAAGCGCGAAGGATTAAACAATAAGGTAGATTAAATTAAGTAAGGATGAGGCGAACCATTTCTTTCGCTGCGCCGCTTTTCGGTATTCTGTTTGGTACACTGCTGCTCAATGAGCCGCTGAGCATTAATTTTGTAATCGGCGGTGGCGTTATTTTAGTTGGCATCATTCTGGTGACTCGCTAAACGCATGCACCCATCTACCTTTGCGAAGACACCGATATGAGCATTACCCCTTTTCAAGCACTGGCGTGCCCGCTAGATGGAAAACCACTCAGTTGGTCGGATAGCGCTTGGAGCTGCCCTGACGGGCACAGTTTTGATATTGCTAAACAGGGGTACATTAACCTACTGCCGGTGCAGCAAAAGCGCTCCCATGACCCGGGCGATAGTAAGGTGATGGTGGCTGCTCGCCAGCGTTTTCTTGAGGCGGGACACTACCAGCCCATTGCGGACTTTATCAGTCGTGCAGTTTTGAGCCATGCGGAGGTTAAAAAGGACGATATGCTGCCGTTTAGCTGCCTGGATGCGGGCAGCGGTGAAGGTTACTACCTTCGCCAATTGGCTGATGCGGCGACTAACGCGCAGTCACTTTCGCTAATGGGGCTGGATATCTCTAAATGGGCAGTATTGGCCGCAGCAAAACAGGATGCTAAACAGGCACCGCTAAGCAGCTGGGTCGTGGGTAGTAATGCGCACTTGCCGGTGCAGACGAGAACGTTGGATAGCGTGCTGTGTATGTTTGGTTTTCCGGTGGTTAGCGAGTTTGCACGTGTGCTTAAAACCGGAGGCGTACTACTACAGGTCGAGTCGGGGCCCAATCATTTGAGGGAACTGCGGGAGGTTATCTATCCTACGTTAAAAGCAGAGCGTTCGAGTGAAGCAGAGGTGCCGGAAGGCTTTACTCACCATAGCAGCGAGAGAGTAAGCTACCCGCTTGCACTAAACGGAAGGGATGAAATTGCCGATCTGTTGGCGATGACGCCGCATCTTTACCGCGCCAGTGCTGAAGGACGTGCTCGTGCAGCGGCACTTGATAAGCTGGAAGTGACTGTAGATGTTCGGGTAGAGCAGTGGCTGCGTACCTAGCCCGCTCAGTAAAGAATCTGCTAAATGTAATATCTCTAAACGTAACAAAGCCCGCATAAGCGGGCTTTGTCGTCCGAACCTCGAAAGGTTCGAGCAAATTCTAAAGCGCTATATCTTAAAAGACTTAGGCTTAGGAAATTTGCTTGATGTTTGAAGCCTGAAGGCCTTTCTTACCCTGGGTAACGTCAAAAGAAACGTTAGCGCCTTCTTGCAGGGTTTTGAAGCCGTCTGCTTGAATTTCAGAGAAATGGGCAAACAGGTCATCGCCGCCGTCAGAAGGAGCAATGAAACCGAAGCCTTTAGTATCGTTGAACCACTTAACTGTGCCAGTAGACATAGTAAAAATCCTCTCGCGCAAAGCGCTTAGTAAAGTTCCTGGTATCACCCAGATTAATAGCGGATAAAACAAGGAATACAATTACAGGCTTGCCGAAAGATCTCGTACACGTCTATCTCGTACATTTCTAAATCTTTTTCGTACACTTCTGAAACCATGCTTGCTTGCTAACCAACTGACGCTACAGTGTCATGAAGTGTTGCGCATGTCAAAGCCTTTGTTGATTATCTTACCTTTGCGCTCACACAATAGTCTCTATTGCCAGCCCACTTTCCATACGCTGTCATCTTTTAAGCTTTCCCACGGCACAACGAACTCGCGATGAGAGTAAATAGCCTCAAGTACGACCTCTACTACGTTCTCTTCTTCATCGCGCAGCAGCTGGGTAACCATAAAGTGCTTCTCTTTATTGCTTGGCTGGGCAGCCGTCCATTTGCTGTGGTGTAGCTTGCTCGGATTAATCTTATGCATTGACGCTCCTTGGCAAAGATATCGCGTGTTAGCTGGCATAAGTGATTAGGCGCTTACTGTTGTACCCAATTTTCAATGCCAAGCTCTGCATTGAGGCTTCTTAGGATCTCAGTTCGTTCGCGACCATTTTCAGAATGGCAGCCAGTATCGTGTTCAAGCACCGCATGCGCGCCATCTTTATTAACCCACGTCACTGTATAGTTAGGCAGGTCGGTGGCACGAGGTTCACAATCAAGGGTTTGCTGCGTTGTTCCCATGTCGGGTTGCATTGTAGCTAGTCGCTCTTGCAGCGAACGGAAAACAATCGTATTGCCTGGTTGGGTGCGCTCACCTTCCACGGCAGTGTGACGTTCACCTATGTAGCGGGTTGTACCATCCGCCTCAACCGCAACGCTATAGACAGGGCAAGTGCCGTAGCAAGGGCCTACTTCATAACGGATTTCAGCTAGGCTGTTTTCGCTGTTCGTGGCGGGATTCTGGGCGCAACCCGCTGTAATTAGCGCCAATGTGGATACCGTTAAGCAGGTGATAGGAAAACGCATGCGAAAACTCCTTTTCTTGTAAAGATAATCTGACTTGATAGGTTATTTGCAAAGAGCTTCATTAGGGTCAGAAATACCGTAATGATTGAATCAGGTATTAGGCTTTGACAGCTTACTCTTGGCGATATAGCACCATGCCACCGTGATAGAGCACATCATCGATGAATTCCCCATCGGCGGTGAAGCCGGTGTCATCCCAGTATTCGATGTAATTATCCGTTACTCGATAGCGTCCTTGGTAAACGCTTTGGCGTTCGCCCCGAGCCTCATCGTAACGATTATTGGCTAAAAGCTCATGTCGAACTAGGCCATCTTCGGTTACCCACATACCAATGTAGGGGTGGTCTGCCATGGCGTTTTTTCCTGTGTCAGGGTAGGTTTTTGCCGTCGTCAGTGCTGGCATAATAGTGACAATGCCAGCGACGACCAGATCGCGTTTCCAGTAAATGGGAAGCTTAGTGTCTCGCATGTGAAATCACTCGTTCTAACCGCCACACACGACAAGTCGCTCTAGTGTGGCGTATGCGGTGTTATAGGCTAGTGGTGGGCCGCACGACGATGTTGCTGGTATCGCCCCTTCGCCTGGTTGGTTAATCACATGGACGTGCGCCGGCCACGAGGCGGAGGCCTTGACCCGCTAGTCAAAGCGTTGTGGCTTCACCGATACCGCTGCTAGCACCGGTCAATAAGACAACTTTTGAAGGATGAGTCATTGATGAGTGGCTCGTTATTGAAGCGTTAATTGCAGCTGTCATTTAATAATCCTCTTATTTATTACTACCTGGAGAAGATTAACGAGCGGCAGCAAAAACCAATAGAGTGGATCCTATTGCATGCTTGCCTAATCCTGCCGTGTGTAGAAAAAGGCAGGATACGTTCGCGATGTAAGGGGATTTCGTTCATGGTCACCTTTTGGTGTCGGAAGTTAGTCGCATGAAGTCAGACTGATAAGGCTGTGCCACACTACCCAGATAGCAACGTAAGATTTAAATCGAACCGTAGGGACTTAAATGACAAGCATATGGAAGGCCTATTGTCAGGCATCGTTGATTTTACGCGTCACCATCGCGCTGGTGCTGGGCATTGTGGTCGGGCTGGCGGGCGGAGAGTCGGTAGCGCTTTGGTTGGCGCCGTTAGGCGATTTGTTGCTTCGGCTGCTCACTTTTCTGATTGTCCCGATTGTGCTGTTTACGCTTATTGTCGGGGTTAATCAGTCCAGGGAGGGAAGCGCTAGCCGCGTAGGCGCTAAGGTGTTTGGTTATTACCTTAGCTCTTCGGCGCTGGCGATCATGGTGGGCTTAGCGGTTGCCACCTTGTTTAGCCCCGGTAGCGGTATGACGTTGGATGAGAGCGCCAGTTTCTCGGTGCCTGAGAATCCAGGCGTTGTCGATACGCTGCTGAATATAGTGCCGGATAATATTATCGGTGCGTTTGCCGAACTTAATATGCTTGGCATTATTTTTACGGCGCTGGTGTTTGGCATCGCGCTGCTAAAAATGCGCCAATCGGAACGCCAGCATGCCATGGGTGAACGTCTTTATGGGGTGATTGAATCGCTAAATGAGGTCACACTAAAAGTGATGTCGGGGGTATTGCACTACGTGCCCATCGGCGTGTTTGCGATTGTTGCCGAAACGGTGAGTCAGCAGGGTTTGGAAACGCTGCTCTCATTGGGCGATATGGTGGTCGTACTGTATATCGCTCTGGCAACCCAACTGCTGATTTATTGCGCCATCATGCGGCTGTTTGGCGTGAAGCTACGCACCTTTTTCCGCGAGGCCCGTACGCCGATGGCCACGGCATTTGCCACCCAAAGTAGCTCGGGTACGTTACCGTTGACGGTTAATGCTGCCCACCGCTTAGGAATTCCCAAAAGCATCTATGGCTTCAGTCTGCCATTAGGCGCTACGTTAAATATGGATGGCGCGGCGATTCGTATTGCCATTTCGGCGGTCTTTGCGGCGAATGTGATTGGCGCACCGCTGGATTTCATTAGCATGGTGCAAATAGTGTTGATCGGCACGCTAGTGTCGGTGGGCACGGCAGGGGTGCCGGGGGCCGGTATCATAATGATTGCCACCGTATTTACCCAAGTGGGCCTGCCGATTGAAACCGTCGCGC is part of the Halomonas alkaliantarctica genome and harbors:
- a CDS encoding helix-turn-helix domain-containing protein; the protein is MSQADSLIETLKRQLRAQGKTYADVAQWLALSEASVKRLFAEKHFTLSRLECICDQLNLEFAELVQTMQADEQRLQELTHAQEQSIVDDWELFLVAVCVINGYSFDEIHHQYQLSEPECTRQLLKLERLKLIDLLPDNRIRRRVAANFRWRADGPIQRFFQQHIANEFFRSRFDSDSEKLIVLNGLLSPAGNAEWQQTMQRLAKEFHALCERESGLPIHQRFGTTSVLAVRQWQYGLFQGYKREGLNNKVD
- a CDS encoding EamA family transporter, encoding MRRTISFAAPLFGILFGTLLLNEPLSINFVIGGGVILVGIILVTR
- a CDS encoding putative RNA methyltransferase, giving the protein MSITPFQALACPLDGKPLSWSDSAWSCPDGHSFDIAKQGYINLLPVQQKRSHDPGDSKVMVAARQRFLEAGHYQPIADFISRAVLSHAEVKKDDMLPFSCLDAGSGEGYYLRQLADAATNAQSLSLMGLDISKWAVLAAAKQDAKQAPLSSWVVGSNAHLPVQTRTLDSVLCMFGFPVVSEFARVLKTGGVLLQVESGPNHLRELREVIYPTLKAERSSEAEVPEGFTHHSSERVSYPLALNGRDEIADLLAMTPHLYRASAEGRARAAALDKLEVTVDVRVEQWLRT
- a CDS encoding cold-shock protein, translating into MSTGTVKWFNDTKGFGFIAPSDGGDDLFAHFSEIQADGFKTLQEGANVSFDVTQGKKGLQASNIKQIS
- a CDS encoding TIGR02450 family Trp-rich protein; the encoded protein is MHKINPSKLHHSKWTAAQPSNKEKHFMVTQLLRDEEENVVEVVLEAIYSHREFVVPWESLKDDSVWKVGWQ
- a CDS encoding DUF6438 domain-containing protein — translated: MRFPITCLTVSTLALITAGCAQNPATNSENSLAEIRYEVGPCYGTCPVYSVAVEADGTTRYIGERHTAVEGERTQPGNTIVFRSLQERLATMQPDMGTTQQTLDCEPRATDLPNYTVTWVNKDGAHAVLEHDTGCHSENGRERTEILRSLNAELGIENWVQQ
- a CDS encoding Atu4866 domain-containing protein, producing the protein MRDTKLPIYWKRDLVVAGIVTIMPALTTAKTYPDTGKNAMADHPYIGMWVTEDGLVRHELLANNRYDEARGERQSVYQGRYRVTDNYIEYWDDTGFTADGEFIDDVLYHGGMVLYRQE
- a CDS encoding dicarboxylate/amino acid:cation symporter, translating into MTSIWKAYCQASLILRVTIALVLGIVVGLAGGESVALWLAPLGDLLLRLLTFLIVPIVLFTLIVGVNQSREGSASRVGAKVFGYYLSSSALAIMVGLAVATLFSPGSGMTLDESASFSVPENPGVVDTLLNIVPDNIIGAFAELNMLGIIFTALVFGIALLKMRQSERQHAMGERLYGVIESLNEVTLKVMSGVLHYVPIGVFAIVAETVSQQGLETLLSLGDMVVVLYIALATQLLIYCAIMRLFGVKLRTFFREARTPMATAFATQSSSGTLPLTVNAAHRLGIPKSIYGFSLPLGATLNMDGAAIRIAISAVFAANVIGAPLDFISMVQIVLIGTLVSVGTAGVPGAGIIMIATVFTQVGLPIETVALLTAIDALVGMGCTALNVTGDLVGTSVIARSEGEELQEAFVEEAATVKG